The window CTTTTGCATTTTTAGTTACCTCTTAAGTTTAGCTTTCTCTTGTACATATGGAGTGAACATGTTAACTTACTTCGGATACTCAAGGTGGTCAGACAAGATCGACGGAAAGGTGGTGAGCACAGAGGATATTCAAAAGAAAAAGGGGTTTCGAGCGGTAACTCGAAACCCCTCGGATAATCCAGGCAGGTTGGTTGCACCCGGACAGTTTGGATAAGGCGTTAGCCTAACCGGTATCGCTCCTTCCTGCAAGCCATGTCGAAAACGGGACGGGACCGTCTAGCCATTACGACCGCGTGCACTGCGGGTGGCCTACCCTAGCAACGATTGCGTACCGAACCGGGCATGGTCTCGCTTTAACCCGGCACTGATACAGGCTAGAGAACGCCAGGTTCTCGGCAGAGACAGGAAGGATACGGAAGATGGGTTGGGACTACGACCAGAGCATAGAGCGGATCCAGCGCCACCTCGACAACATGGGCGAGATAGAGGTCCAGAAGCTCAAACGCGAGGCGGACCTCGAAAGTCTGCTTTCGGAGACCGTTTGCCGGGAGATTTATGGGGCCCACGTCTACCTCGGGGTCTCCAACTTCGCAGCCCTGGCATCGGACGACACCTATTCCAAGGACGACTACAAGCGCCTCGTCCGCAGCCTCCATATATACCAGCGCGAGGTATCGCGGATAGTGGAGCGGGACGAGCTATTCGGCGGCCTCCGGGTGCACTTTCAGGGCCCAAAGCTACACGCCCTATTCTATCGGCCCATCGACGACGGCCAGGAGCTGGCCTCCCGCGCGGTGCTGTTGCAGCTGGTGCTCAAGGACTTCTCGGAGAATGTCTTCAACCCCTGCTTTCCAGACTACGAACCATTCTCCATCGCGGGCGGGGCCGACATCGGGGACGTCATCGGTACCAAGAACGGCTCCAAGGGTGACCGTGAGATGTTGTTCCTGGGCTCCGCCGCAAACCGCGCCGCTAAGATCATGAGTTCTTCCGGGCGCTACAGGCTGACCGGCGATATGTACGACGTCCTGCCGGAAGACCTCAAGGAAGTCTGTACCGAAGTGGCGAACGATCTGTACCGGATCAAGCCGGTGTCTCAGGACCTCCTCGACGAACTTCTCGGCGCGAGGGAGCTCGGTTGGAACCGGGAGAAGAGCCTGGCCAGGGTAAAGGAGGATAAGAAGAAGCTGCCGCTCACGGACATCTCCTACGGGTCGGCTAAGAAGCTCATCGACCTTGACTCGCTTAGCATCCACAATAACAAGAGAGTGCTGGCGGCCTCCGTATTCGCCGACGTATCAGGCTTCACCGCTTACGTGGAAGAAGCCGAGACGGAGGCGGAGCATGGGGAGGCTCTTCGGGTCTTCCACGTCATCCGTAGGGAGCTCGCGGCTGTCGTGAAGGGCGACTATGAAGGGCTTCGGATCCAGTTTCAGGGCGACCGGATACAGGCGCTCTTCCACCTCCCTGAAGATGACCAGGAAGGAGTCGCAGCGGAGGCGATCGAGGCGGCCGTGGGGCTGCAGTCCTCTATGGAGCACGCAATCAAGGAGTTACTACCCGAGGCGGGTGACCTTGATCTGGCGGTTGGTGTCGACCTAGGAACTACCCTGGTCTCCAAGCTGGGAACCAGGGGACATCGGGACAGGATCTGCGTTGGCATGCCCGTAGAGAACGCCTCGGAACTCGAAGAACGGATCAAAGGCGGCCGGATCGCCATCACCTCCAATACCTACAAGGCCCTGCCTGCTAATCTCGGCGAGCACTTCTCGTACGA of the Rubrobacter aplysinae genome contains:
- a CDS encoding adenylate/guanylate cyclase domain-containing protein, whose protein sequence is MGWDYDQSIERIQRHLDNMGEIEVQKLKREADLESLLSETVCREIYGAHVYLGVSNFAALASDDTYSKDDYKRLVRSLHIYQREVSRIVERDELFGGLRVHFQGPKLHALFYRPIDDGQELASRAVLLQLVLKDFSENVFNPCFPDYEPFSIAGGADIGDVIGTKNGSKGDREMLFLGSAANRAAKIMSSSGRYRLTGDMYDVLPEDLKEVCTEVANDLYRIKPVSQDLLDELLGARELGWNREKSLARVKEDKKKLPLTDISYGSAKKLIDLDSLSIHNNKRVLAASVFADVSGFTAYVEEAETEAEHGEALRVFHVIRRELAAVVKGDYEGLRIQFQGDRIQALFHLPEDDQEGVAAEAIEAAVGLQSSMEHAIKELLPEAGDLDLAVGVDLGTTLVSKLGTRGHRDRICVGMPVENASELEERIKGGRIAITSNTYKALPANLGEHFSYDSGARCYVAYGLTMETLDLAKRKRDYESSKTARVTTGIAGALVAGAATAAWAKKKGREEKDAREIKPSPSYYGRD